The Alligator mississippiensis isolate rAllMis1 chromosome 3, rAllMis1, whole genome shotgun sequence DNA window GCACCCCCCCGCTTCAAGGGTGCTTTACATCTGGGGGAGACCTGCCGACCAGAACTGCTTGGCTTGGCTGCTCCGCCCCAGCAGGCACCAGGCTCCCCAGCATTGGGGTGTGTGGATGGACTGGAGCAGTCCCGTCTCTGTGGTGGCCCTGGCTAAGGGCTGCAGGCTCCTCCGGTTCCCTCGAGTCTGGCGCTGGCCAACAGCAGCAGGCAACGACCAGCAGGCCCAATGCCCAGGTTCTCCCTGGAAGGCTGGGTCTGCATGAGAGCTCCTGGAGTTGGCTCCACAGCCCCTGCGCTGAGCCCGGAGGCCCAGGGCGACAGTCAGCACCTTTCACAGGAGCAGTACAACAATCTCCTGCCCCCCCAGGGGCAGCTGCGGGCAATCACCAGGACCTGGTCTCCGGCATCCTCCCCCCAGCATGAAGCAGGACTCCCTGAGCTTCAACCCATCACACATTGGTCCCAAATCTCGCGAGCTGCGGGGATGCGCATGTTGTAACGCCACTGTCTGCCAGCCAGGACGCAGCCTTCCACTGAGCGGAGCAGGGCTTGGTCATGTCGCAGGATGACAGCTGTGACTACCAGGCAGAGAGCAGCCTCTGAGCCTCCTGCTCCAGGTCGCGGTGCTGGGTGCGGAGagcctgctgcagggccaggctgcctgctgccaagagGTAGCAGACAGCATCTTCCTCCGCAAGCAGCGGCAGCccgtccagccctgccccagacagCAGGCCAGCAGCGCCCAGCGCCAGGCTGCCCAGCACCCCGCAAGCATTGGTGGTGAACACGGAGAGGATGAGGATGGTGATGGCAGTCACCAAGGCGACGGACCGGGCCACCACGGCCCTGCCCTCCTCGGTGAGGTAGCCAGAGCCGGCGGCCAGCAGCAGTGCCCCGCCCAAGAGCAGGTTGGCCGTGGAGTGGTCGCCGTTCAGCCAGTGGAAGCCGAAGGCCATGAGAGGGAGGCCAACCACCGTGGAGACCCAGGAGTTGGGTGGGGAGTCTGCCTCCAAGCTAAGCCCCAGGGACGGCCAGAGGgcaccagctgctcccagcagcgctGCCAGCGCCTGGAGGAGAAACCCAGCCGCAGCGCCACGGTTCACCTGTGGGCACATGGAGGAGAAGGCTCAGAAGCAACCCATGGTGACGGGGAAGAGAGACAGCTCCGGGTGAAGCAGGGGGGGCTCTATCCCGTGGACTGCAGCATGGAGGCAGCGCAGGTGCCAGCCCTCCCAGACACCTCCCCAGCCCTCTAAAAATGCCAGCCAGAGCAGGTTCGAGCCCAGGCATCTGCCTCTGTCCCAagcaccagctgtgctgctggcagtgctgcCCCACGCACCGTGCCACCACCTCCTTTCCCACACTTGTAAACAGGCCTTTTAtttacagcagctgctgccaaggGATCAATCAGGGGGCCTCGTCTTCAGGCAGCCCTGTGATCCCTGGCAAAGGACCGCTCTGAATGCAATATGGGGCCACCAGATGGGACCGAGGCCAGCTGGACAGTGGACCTGGGCCAGCTGCTTTTGTGCTGGCAATGCTTCTTTAATGAGGCTAGGAACAGCTGACAGGGTCATTCCAGAGCAAATAAACCCCAAACTGTCTGCGTGTGCCCGGGGGACTGCTCTCACCTCGCTAGTCCGTACAGCCGAGCTCAGAGAGACCGCGCACAGGACGGCGTTGGAAAGAACGGAGCTCCACTCGCTGGGCTTGCCAGCCATCGAGGCACGGGATGGATGGACCCTGCAAAGCAGAGGTGGTGGCTTGGGGGTGTTCTGTAGCCCAAGGGGGTCCCAGCACTCTCCAGGGTTTCCTGAGCCAGGCTGAACCTGCACGCACAGCTCCCAGGCACCGGATCTCACGTGTCAGGGTCCAAAGTCCAACACAGGGAAAACTCCCTGCTACCAGCCTACGACTCTGGTAacttggaagcagctgcagcgggCTGCCCCCAGATCCCAGACAACATGGACTATCcacctctcccctaccccggcCCAGATTGATTCCTCAGGGCCTGGAACTGGCGGCATCTCAGGGAAGCACCTTGACAGGCACAGCTGGCAGAGGGGCGCTCCCCAGACCAGCAGTGCCTCCAGGAGAGCACTCGTACCCCCAACGGGTCTGGCAGGTAGGACATAGACCTCAGGCCCCAAACTGCATGAGCCACGTTGCCAGCACCTCATAGCACAGTGCACCCAGCAGGCTCAGAGCACAGGACTGTGGCGGAGGCTTGGAACAACTGCAGGGAGGTGCGTGCACCTGCTCCTTGGGCTCTACAGACAGAGCCTGTagcagcctcccccaccccatcccagacCATCACTCACCCTGATGCAGGGCTGGGCTCTCTTCACACCTCACTGGCGGGTGCTTCCCCTTAAGAATAGCTGTGTGTTGAGTCAAGCACAGTGGAAAAAGCTGCTTTGGGCACAACTTGCTAATGCCACCAATTCATCTCACCAGCCAGCACCCgatcctggggctggcaggagcgtCCGGACAACAGGATGTTACAGTGCAGCAGATCTGTCTGGAGCTCACATGATGCCATCCACAGATTTTTATCATACTGCGGTTGCCTTGTTCTGCAAAAGAAACCATTCAAGAGGACAGCTCTGAGCAGAGGCTGCGGGGGCCACTGCCTGAGGAGATTAAGAACACAAGAACTGCTTTTCGTGGGCCAGACCCTAGGTCCGTCTTGCCCGGTCTCCTCTCACGCAGCGGTCATTAATCGCCCCTAGTACTAACAGGGGTTTATAGTTTCCGTGGCGGGTCTGGGACCGTGAAATCCCCTGATGTGTTCAAAGTCCTATCACATAGCAACAAAgagtggaggctggaagggagagtgacctGGGGATGACCAGGGTTTTCtgctagaatcatagaaaacgagggctgaagggagctcaggaggtcacatctaggccaaacccctgctccaagcgggaccagccccaactctgtcatcccagccagggctttgtccagccgggtcttaaacacctccaaggatggagatcccaccacctctctgggtaacctgtcccagtgcttcatcaccctcctggtgagagtttttcctaatctccaacctcaactccccttgctgcagcttgagcccattgctccttgtcctgccatctgcccccactgagaccagcccagctccgtcctctctGGATGCAGCCGGCAgcgaggtgaaggctgctattcaatccccctcagtaaATAAATCCCCCGACTTTCTTTTCATCACTATTTTGTAAACCCGTCTCACGTCTcccctcaagtgtctcttttcctAAGCTGAATAGGCCTGACCTGTTTAGAGCAGGTCCGAGTAAATCAGACGGGCGCTGCGAAGGAGAGTGGAGTCGCAGAGCCGCGGGGCTGGCGGGGACGCGAGGAGGTCCCAgctagcccagccccagctcaaggAAGGGCCAGCCCGTCCGAACCGTCCCAGACCGGCGTGCGTCCAGCTCTGCAGCGGAGATCCCACAACGTCACCTCCGCAATCGCTCCAGGGATTAAATCTCCGACGGGCTGCAGAGGGTCTTGCTGGTCGTTcctcccgtcccgtcccgtcccgtcccctgAGGACACAGCGCACACATCTGCCCTGACGCCGCCTGCAGCGCTGCAGCCGCGGGCCCGCGGGCTTCCGATGACCCAGGCGGGAAGGACCCCCGAGGGCGTCTAGCGAGACCCTGGCTCGAGGCTggaccagccctgtccaaaccacctGGACAACCCCGCCGTCTCCTCTCCTCTGAACCCACCTCCTCCACGGGGACGAGGCCCGGCACCACCCCACGGCCAGCGCACGGGGGCAGCTCTCCCCCACGGacaggctgccccctcccctcccccacccaagacaggctgcccccaccccagtctgctgccccccgccccccaaaaacaGGCTGcgccccaggccaggccaggctgcccccctccccagggcccgCCCGACCTGGCCTCAGCAGCCCCCCTGGAAGCCGCACTTCCGGCAACAAAGGGCGGGGCCACCGAGACGGCAGCTAGAGCGGCGCCGGGGAGACCCACCATCGAGCCGCTCGCGGGCTAGAGCGGCGGCGGAGCCGGGTCGGGACGCCAAGGAGCGGCGCGCGGGGCAGCAAGAGAGGCGCGGGCGGCGGCCCCTGGCGGCGGGAGGGCGCTCGGCAGCGCAGCGCTGCGCGGCGCAGCGCGGGGGCAGGGCGGCCCGCTTGGGGCAGCCCCCTTGCATCCCCGCTGCAGCCTCCTTGGAGCCCTTTGCAACCCCCCTTGGAGCCCATTGCAGCCTCATAACATCCCCGCTGCAGCCCCATTGAAACCTCATTAAAGCCCCATTGCatccccactgcagcccccttGGAGCCCATTGCAGCCCCATAGCATCCCCGCTCCAGCCCCCTTGgacctcactgcagccctgcacccatgGGCATCGCCAGGCTGGCCGAGCTGGTGCGGGAGGAAGCCCCGGACGCCGTGAGCTTGTGGCCCTTGCAACAGTACCGGGGTGAGCCCCCCGTGCCCCAGCCCGGGGCAGCGCTGGGTGCTGCAGCGGGGCGCCTGGCAGGCCTGCGCCTAGCCTGGCATGACCCGCCTGCCCGGCTCCCCAGGCCGCGCCCTGGCCCTCGACGCCTCCATCGCCTTGTGCCAGTTCCGCTCAGCCATGCCACACATCCTCAACCGGCGCGGGGAGGAGATCAGGTGAGTGCCGCCTGCCtggggcctgccccagccccccgccccgcgGCGGGTGCGGGAGCTCGTCCACCCGTTCCCCCagaggtgctgagtgctggggctggggctgggctgtgccaatgctgctgccggcaccaaccccgcagggtcctggctggagggtcttgcccccctgCTTGGGCTctgccccacgctgcactggggcaggaagggctttcccccctgctcagactggttgcactgggggggagctgggagctgcaggctgctgcctgcgTGTCGCAGTCCCTTGCAGGGGCTGTTCTACCGGACGCTGCATCTGCTGGAGAGCGGCATCAAGCCGGTGTTCGTGTTCGACGGGCAGGCGCCCGCCCTCAAGCAGCCCGTGGTGCGTACAGCCGGGGAGGGATCTAGCCACTTGCtgcaccccagccacagctgcatggcgggggggcgggggcagggctctgccccagccagcgGGGGTGCTGCaggccctggggcaggtgtgTCCGGGTCGTAACCAccgcccctctccctgcagctggcccggCGGGCCGAGGCGGCCGCAGCGAGGCGAGGTGCCTCAGGTAACCGTGCAACCGCAGGGTCTCTTGCTTACCTGCCCTTGCCTTGCCTGGCACCCCCGTGCCCACTGCAgagccagctccccctgcccccgggcCGGGTTCTTtcctggtgggtgctgcctgcttgcagcagctgggggtgctggggctcagcttgggggcagcaggagcctcccccccagcccagccccaggtccctctgctttgctcagaCCCTGGCACGGCTGAAACCCAGTGGAGGCGTTTGAGGGAGGACTGCAAGACCCTGCTGGGCTACCTGGGGGTCCCGTGCGTGCAGGTAAcccagggggaaggggctgggatgggTCTGCTCTaggggccccccccccccccgggcagctGCCGTGGCCACCGGTGTCATCCGTTGCCCAGGCCTGTGCCCTCGGGAGTGGGGACAGCCCTGGGGTCTCTGGCCAGGGGGCTCTGCTGGCCATGGCCCAGCGGCGGGGCTGTCCCGGGTGCAGGCAATGCCACGCTCTGTACCTGCGCCAGGCTCCATCGGAGGCAGAAGCCACGTGTGCGGCCCTGGCTAAGTCTGGCCTGGTCTGGGCCACAGCCACGGAGGACATGGACGCCCTGGCCTTCGGGAGCCCCCGGCTGCTCCGTCATCTGCGCGTCACTGGCagtgggtgagtggggagggacTGGGGGGACCAGAGCCCAGGGTAGCACCAGGGTGGGTACAGGGGGAAGGACCAGGCTGGAAGGGGGCTCTGAttgcaggggagagccagggtgggcaggggccaTGGTGCAGATGAGGGGGATTTGGGGAATTGGGCATGGGACTGGGGGTCGGGCTTTGCTTGGCTCTTGCAGCGAGGTGGAGGAGATCTCCCTGCCCCACGTGCTGCAGCGGCTGGACATGACCCCCGAGCAGGTTTGTACGGGGCTGCACTGGGGACATGGGGCTGGGTGCTGCATGGACCCAACAGCATCCTGGAGACGGACGGATGCATGCACAGGGGACACGTGCACAGCAGAGTCAGCGTGGGGCTCCTTTACCACCTCtctgtgctggggggggctgcagcaaggggatgggggaggtctGTCCTCTTAACCCCGcgctgctcctggggcagttCGTGGACCTGTGCATCCTGCTGGGCTGTGACTACTGTGGGAAGGTGCGGGGCCTGGGCCCCAAGAAGGCGCTGCGTCTGCTGCGGCAGCACGGCTCCATcgagcagctgctccagcacctcgATCCCCAGGTACTGCCTGGgcgtggggcatgggggggaggcgggggggcgCAGTAGTGACtcccatcccagctgcagctgcttggggAGGGTgacgggggctggggctggtccttGGCGCCCACAGTGACAGCTCTCTCCGTGGCTGCCCTGTGCCGCGGggcctggctgcagtgcccctggggtgctctgctgCCTGTGGGGTGCAGCCCAACctgaggccctggccctggggtcattgaaagccccagggctgccaggcCCCCTCCATGCTGCTCCAGCCTAGacgtggctgcagccctgctgttctTACCCTCATGGCTGTGTGCCctcccccagagctgggcgcatTTTGGCCATGGGTGGAGCTCTCTGGGAGGGACGGGGTGCTGTCACGTGCGGCTGTTGCAGAAGCACCCGCTGCCCGAGCACTGGGACCTGGCAGGAGCTCGCCGCCTCTTCCTGCAGCCCACGGTGGCCGACGTGGCCCAAGTCACGCTGGAGTGGCGGGACCCCGAGCCCGAGGCGCTGGTGCAGTTCCTGGCCCATGAGAAGCACATGAGGCAGGTGTTGCTCtgtggaggagggcagggcagcatggggggctCAGCTGCCCCGGCCCGTGGTTGCCCGTGAGCAGGCCCAGGTGGCCAGAGCAGGGGCTcctggggcggggctgggcttggggaccccctgctgcagcctggccccttcTACCCCGTGAGTCTGCTCGGGGGGCACGTCAGggtcttccctgctgcccccaagggtGCCCTCTTTCTCTCGCTGCAGCGAGGTGCGGGTGCGCCGGCGGCTGGACCGGTGGCTGGAGACGCAGCGCCAGGAGGCGGAGGAGCAGCCCGAGGCCCCAGCGTGCGAGCGGCAGCCACTGCTGGGGGAGTTCTTCCCCGCCAGCAAGCGTGGGCACCCGCGGGAGGTGAGGGGAACACGGGCATCCTGTGTGGGACAGCACCAGGGTCctggtggcagctggggggcGGCAGACCCGGTGCCCCTCTtgctgggtgctgccagctggtaCCTTCTCCTGCCCAGCCTGACCCTGGCTGCTTTGCCCTTGCAGGGGCCCTGCACCCGGTCCAGCACGAAGCGTCAAAAGGAGATGCTGGCGGAGGAgccctgacccgcagccccctgcaccGGGCAGTCCCCGGCTGGTATCCCCGGGGTGCTGGGGCTCTGCCGCCTGCATGCGGCTCCTCCGTGGGACTGGCCGTGGCTGTGGGTGAAGCAGAGAGGACTTGGTCTGAGGAGGGGCCCCAGGCACAAGAGAGAGCTGCACCCCTGGCAGGGTGTTGCGGGataggagggcagggggcagggcaggcagcagaagggggTCTTCACACCTTGTTCCTGGAGACCCTCCCCTTGTGCTGAGcgacccagcagggctgggggggcaggaggcagagcacggggtggggtggggtgagcagcaggtGCCGGggggctggccaggccccagctgtgactgctcccagcagccagacGAGGCCAGGCTCCACAGCAAGTGCTGCCCCCAGTAGGGTCCCTGCCCCGATGGGTCCCGGTCCCGGCTGTCAGGCACTGGGAGGGTCCATGCAAGCAGGGGAGCCACAGGACGAagcccagctgtgcccccacagccccctgtcccacgAGGGTGGCACCTGCCTCTGGTGCAATAAAGTCCGTGGCACCCGCACGATGCAGCGTGGCCTGAGATTCCTTCGGCCGGCCGGGGTCTATCGCCCCTGCAGCCCGGGGGCTCAGCCCTGACCCTGTAGCTGCCCCCAAGGCCCACTGGGGCCTGCAGAGCCTGGGGccggctgggggagcagccccggCATGGCCACGGGCTCtcggggagggggagctggaggcatCCATCCCCAAGCTCCGGGGAGCTAGCACTGAGGGGCACTGGACTGACTGGTGGCACTGGCTGGCACGCTGAGGACTGGGCAtcgggctgggcagggcacgagGGGGTCTAACTCATGCCAGGAGCTAGCGCCGGCTGGGCAgagcatccactcctgccctaACGATCCTGGCTCATCAAGCACGAGGTTGGTCGATGTGTGCACAGCCccgggcagctgctgcagctcccagcactgctcacgTCAGAGGCGGGCAGCTGTGGGGCAAGACCGTCCCCAAAACAGCTACACGTGATGCCCGCCGGGAAGAGCCTTCACCCCATGATGTTCCCTCCCAGGGGGCTACGACCCGCACCAAACCCCACGTCTTGCAGGGCTCGGCCTGGCACTGCACTGGGGACGGTCCATGTCAAATACCGAGGGGTCAAatcagcagggcccagggagcaTCGCATCCAGGCCACCCCCAGTTCAGGGCAGCGCCGGCCTGTCTGCACCAGCCTGGACACATGTCCGTCCAGTGCCGCCAAGGACAGAGACTCCTCCGCTGCTCTGGGCAGCCTCAGAGCGAGGGCATCTGAGCGGCCCATCCCCGTTTGCCCGGCAGAGGCAGAGGGCACTTAGCctgaccagtctgagcagggggaaatcccttcctgccccagtgcagcctgagtgcaggggcaagaccctcccgccaggaccctgcggggttggtgtgAGGGGTCGTGTCGACCCGTCTggacagccctgggctctggctggcagaTGTCCCAGCGGGGCTGGAGGTTTGGGACGCGGCGAGGGCTACGCTAACCCCCCTGCACAGTCTAGCTGGGAGCACA harbors:
- the LOC109286522 gene encoding flap endonuclease 1 → MGIARLAELVREEAPDAVSLWPLQQYRGRALALDASIALCQFRSAMPHILNRRGEEISPLQGLFYRTLHLLESGIKPVFVFDGQAPALKQPVLARRAEAAAARRGASDPGTAETQWRRLREDCKTLLGYLGVPCVQAPSEAEATCAALAKSGLVWATATEDMDALAFGSPRLLRHLRVTGSGEVEEISLPHVLQRLDMTPEQVCTGLHWGHGAGCCMDPTASWRRTDACTGDTCTAESAWGSFTTSLCWGGLQQGDGGGLSS
- the TMEM276 gene encoding transmembrane protein 276 — its product is MAGKPSEWSSVLSNAVLCAVSLSSAVRTSEVNRGAAAGFLLQALAALLGAAGALWPSLGLSLEADSPPNSWVSTVVGLPLMAFGFHWLNGDHSTANLLLGGALLLAAGSGYLTEEGRAVVARSVALVTAITILILSVFTTNACGVLGSLALGAAGLLSGAGLDGLPLLAEEDAVCYLLAAGSLALQQALRTQHRDLEQEAQRLLSAW